In Flavobacteriales bacterium, the following are encoded in one genomic region:
- a CDS encoding TatD family hydrolase: protein MFVDIHTHNQLSLELNILNVILGKDEVPKGKNYSLGIHPWYIDNSELLLEELEEELKKKDSFFVFIGECGLDKLKGVSMHKQEELFVAQILLSERYQKPLIIHCVRAYNEVIRLKKKLKPSQPWIIHGFNRKNTIAKSLLEQGMYLSFGGEFLKTKNGVEVLKHTPISKVFFETDDNLAITIEEVYILASEILQINTKTLTKKIEKNLCQVTGWKEPNY, encoded by the coding sequence ATGTTTGTTGATATTCATACCCATAACCAGTTGTCATTAGAATTGAATATTTTAAATGTGATTTTAGGTAAAGATGAGGTGCCTAAGGGAAAAAACTATTCTTTAGGGATACACCCTTGGTATATTGATAATTCTGAGTTATTACTGGAAGAATTGGAAGAGGAACTCAAAAAGAAAGATTCCTTTTTTGTTTTTATAGGTGAGTGTGGATTAGATAAGCTAAAAGGAGTGTCAATGCATAAACAAGAAGAGTTGTTTGTTGCGCAAATTCTTTTATCAGAACGTTACCAAAAACCATTAATTATTCATTGTGTAAGAGCTTACAATGAAGTAATACGCCTCAAAAAGAAATTAAAGCCTAGTCAACCTTGGATTATCCATGGTTTTAATAGAAAAAATACCATTGCAAAATCATTGTTAGAACAAGGGATGTACCTCTCGTTTGGTGGGGAGTTTTTAAAGACAAAAAATGGGGTGGAGGTGCTAAAGCATACGCCTATTTCAAAAGTTTTTTTTGAAACTGACGATAATTTAGCCATTACAATAGAAGAAGTTTATATTTTAGCGAGCGAAATACTACAAATTAATACAAAAACACTAACTAAAAAGATTGAAAAAAATTTATGTCAAGTAACTGGTTGGAAAGAGCCGA
- a CDS encoding ABC transporter substrate-binding protein: MIKKILAFLIGFVLISCNGEQQKKVSPNTPPQKNTVSTKIKYSKGFKILEKDGIKKLLILDPFSNYKVQQTIVLLKQQQAYTPAENEVLVYTPIQSIIPFSTSYISMIDTLDKLNSIVAIENKNYIYNQRLLNNVSEDKVRTTGPINQLDLEVILTIQPDVLVTIGSSGEQPQQLQKLIRAGIPSINNYDWKENHPLGKAEWIKFFGALYEKEAEAEAIFNGIETNYNRYKNLVKPNHPNVLFSSLYNGTWYIPGGNSYPSQFVKDAGGTYPWINDTTTGSLPLSFETIANKQAQPDIWLNPNYNYIKDMTNADSRYFSFLKNVKENIYNSNKRTTPHGGNDYWEKGTLRPDLVLKDYIELFKLDLCNEDSLVFFKKVHP; the protein is encoded by the coding sequence ATGATAAAAAAAATATTGGCATTTCTAATAGGCTTTGTCTTAATTTCGTGTAATGGCGAACAACAAAAAAAAGTTTCTCCCAACACCCCTCCCCAAAAAAATACTGTTAGTACTAAAATAAAATATTCAAAAGGCTTTAAAATCCTTGAAAAAGATGGAATAAAAAAGCTTCTCATACTAGACCCATTTTCCAACTATAAAGTACAACAGACCATTGTTTTACTAAAACAACAACAAGCATACACCCCTGCTGAAAATGAGGTTTTGGTCTACACTCCTATACAATCCATCATTCCTTTTTCGACTTCGTACATCAGTATGATTGATACGCTAGACAAACTTAATTCGATAGTGGCAATTGAAAACAAAAACTACATTTACAACCAGCGACTTTTAAACAACGTTTCTGAAGATAAAGTTCGTACTACAGGACCAATTAATCAACTAGACTTAGAAGTCATTCTTACCATTCAACCAGATGTACTTGTCACAATAGGCAGCTCAGGAGAACAACCACAACAACTTCAAAAATTAATTCGAGCAGGAATCCCCTCAATCAACAATTATGATTGGAAAGAAAATCACCCACTAGGAAAAGCTGAGTGGATTAAGTTTTTTGGAGCCTTGTATGAAAAAGAAGCTGAAGCAGAGGCAATATTCAATGGAATTGAGACCAACTATAATCGTTATAAAAACCTAGTAAAACCCAACCATCCCAACGTTTTATTCTCCTCCCTCTACAACGGGACTTGGTATATTCCAGGAGGGAACAGCTATCCCAGTCAATTTGTAAAAGATGCAGGAGGTACTTATCCATGGATTAACGATACTACTACAGGAAGCTTACCCCTAAGTTTTGAAACTATTGCTAATAAGCAAGCTCAACCAGACATCTGGTTAAACCCCAACTACAATTACATAAAAGACATGACCAATGCCGATTCAAGGTACTTTTCATTCCTAAAGAATGTGAAAGAAAATATTTACAATTCCAACAAAAGGACAACTCCTCATGGAGGAAACGACTATTGGGAAAAAGGAACTTTAAGACCCGACCTCGTTCTTAAAGATTACATAGAGCTTTTTAAATTAGACCTTTGTAATGAAGACTCTTTAGTTTTCTTTAAAAAAGTACATCCTTAA
- a CDS encoding iron ABC transporter permease, producing MNKKRLNIIFSFAFLICLAIGSLLIGSETISLKNLFKSVFDQFPNATHRFILLEIRLPRVLTALLAGAGLSVSGLLMQTYFRNSLAGPSILGTTSGASFGVALTVLSSSLFGVQLYNSGYSITIASILGSMGVLFFILMLATRVGNGVILLIIGIILSSFLGATVTILQYFTDAENIQKYILWTMGSTNATTLQDVALLASCILLGGILILLLIKPLNALLIGEDYAKTLGINIKKSRFLIILSTGILTGGITAFCGPIAFIGLAVPHLVKIKSKSANHNYLIPLTAITGGIIMLIADAIAQVPFREIQLPINAVTSLIAAPIIIFVILKYRNTNG from the coding sequence TTGAATAAAAAAAGACTAAATATTATTTTTTCATTCGCATTCCTTATTTGTCTTGCGATCGGATCACTACTAATAGGCTCCGAAACAATTTCATTAAAAAACCTTTTTAAAAGCGTATTTGACCAATTTCCAAATGCTACACACCGCTTCATACTTCTTGAAATTAGACTTCCAAGAGTACTAACAGCTTTACTAGCTGGCGCTGGGTTATCAGTATCAGGGTTACTGATGCAAACTTACTTTAGAAATAGTCTAGCTGGACCATCCATATTAGGAACAACTTCAGGAGCAAGCTTTGGTGTTGCGTTGACAGTCTTATCATCTTCGTTATTTGGCGTTCAACTTTACAATAGTGGCTACTCCATTACCATTGCCTCGATATTAGGTTCGATGGGAGTTCTCTTTTTTATCCTAATGCTAGCGACAAGAGTTGGAAATGGCGTTATTTTATTAATTATAGGAATTATTTTAAGTAGTTTTTTAGGAGCTACCGTAACTATTCTTCAATATTTTACTGACGCAGAAAACATACAAAAATATATCTTATGGACTATGGGGAGCACCAATGCTACAACACTTCAAGATGTTGCACTATTAGCTTCTTGCATCCTACTTGGAGGCATACTCATTCTATTGCTTATCAAACCACTGAACGCCTTATTAATTGGAGAAGATTATGCGAAAACCCTGGGGATCAACATTAAAAAGTCAAGATTCCTGATTATTTTAAGTACGGGTATTCTTACGGGAGGAATTACCGCATTCTGTGGCCCTATCGCTTTTATTGGCTTAGCTGTTCCTCATCTTGTCAAAATCAAAAGTAAATCCGCAAACCACAACTACCTAATTCCCCTCACAGCAATTACAGGAGGAATAATAATGCTAATCGCCGATGCTATTGCTCAAGTTCCTTTTAGAGAAATACAACTTCCAATAAATGCTGTTACCTCACTAATTGCAGCGCCAATCATTATTTTTGTTATTTTGAAATACCGAAACACCAATGGATAG
- a CDS encoding ABC transporter ATP-binding protein: protein MDSQLLKINELAVGYTSTIISKINAVVKAGDFITLFGANGAGKSTLLKTILQQLPPKSGQLLLNQKNITEYSNTALAKNIAIVNTNKNFDLNLTVYDILALGRIPYLNLFGKLTQQDQEIIEKYIQELALNAIVDNYFYQLSDGQKQKVLVARALIQDTDLIILDEPTAHLDIKNRITIFQLLQNIAHKKQKAIICVSHEIDIALKYASKVWLIDKHHNFITDTPDKFNTDTIYCNLF, encoded by the coding sequence ATGGATAGTCAACTGTTAAAAATAAATGAATTAGCTGTTGGATATACTTCAACAATAATATCGAAAATTAATGCTGTGGTTAAAGCTGGTGATTTCATTACTTTGTTTGGCGCTAACGGAGCGGGAAAATCAACATTATTAAAAACAATTCTTCAACAGCTCCCCCCAAAAAGTGGTCAACTTTTACTAAATCAAAAAAATATTACTGAGTATTCTAACACTGCTTTAGCCAAAAACATTGCTATTGTAAACACCAACAAGAACTTTGACCTCAATCTTACCGTTTATGACATCCTTGCCCTTGGACGAATACCATACTTAAACCTCTTTGGAAAACTAACTCAACAAGACCAAGAAATCATCGAAAAGTATATTCAGGAACTAGCATTAAACGCTATTGTTGACAATTATTTTTATCAGCTTTCTGATGGTCAAAAACAAAAAGTACTTGTTGCCAGAGCGCTTATTCAGGATACAGATTTAATTATACTTGACGAACCAACGGCTCATTTAGACATTAAAAATCGGATTACAATTTTTCAATTACTACAGAACATAGCCCATAAAAAACAAAAAGCAATTATTTGTGTCTCACATGAAATTGATATTGCTCTAAAATACGCCTCAAAGGTTTGGTTAATTGATAAACACCATAACTTTATCACAGATACTCCTGATAAATTTAACACAGATACAATATACTGTAACTTATTTTAA
- a CDS encoding DUF4465 domain-containing protein codes for MKKFYIAIAVLTANLSYSQTVDFESVSLAPESAWDGSDLSGTPNSDTTAYDSTFVFTGGLTMNNQWNSQYGYLSDGWVFSNKTDDTTQQLAGAYHSYAGGGANNSSNYAVSYIGGGQIIQLENNTEATFTSIDVTNNNYAALSMLNGDNLAKKFGGTTGDDEDWFLLDIIGYTANGNVVDTIKFYLADYRFSDNSQDYIIKDWTSVDLSSLGAINKIRFELSSTDNGQFGMNTPAYLAIDNVSFGFANVNEILVNKFNVYPNPSNGIINFDEVFEHGTISVYNLNGQVVYNKDINTTTKTMDLSFLTNGIYTLVVTTDEIYTTRFIKH; via the coding sequence ATGAAAAAATTTTACATTGCAATCGCTGTATTAACAGCAAACCTATCTTATTCACAAACGGTGGATTTTGAATCAGTAAGCCTAGCTCCAGAGAGTGCTTGGGATGGATCAGACTTATCAGGAACACCTAATTCTGACACTACAGCTTATGACAGTACCTTTGTTTTTACGGGAGGGTTAACGATGAACAACCAATGGAACTCACAATACGGTTATTTGTCAGACGGTTGGGTTTTCTCAAACAAAACCGACGATACGACTCAACAGTTAGCAGGAGCATACCATAGTTATGCTGGAGGTGGAGCAAACAACTCTAGCAACTATGCAGTTTCTTACATTGGTGGAGGGCAAATAATCCAACTGGAAAACAATACCGAAGCAACATTTACCAGTATTGATGTTACCAACAATAATTACGCTGCTTTATCAATGTTAAATGGTGATAACTTAGCTAAAAAATTTGGAGGAACTACAGGAGATGATGAAGATTGGTTTTTACTAGACATTATTGGTTATACTGCTAATGGAAATGTGGTGGACACCATTAAATTCTATTTAGCTGATTATCGTTTTTCTGACAATTCACAAGATTATATAATTAAAGATTGGACTTCTGTTGATTTAAGTTCACTTGGAGCTATCAACAAAATAAGGTTTGAGCTTTCATCAACTGACAATGGACAATTTGGAATGAATACACCAGCGTACCTAGCTATTGATAATGTTAGTTTTGGTTTTGCAAATGTTAATGAGATACTTGTAAATAAATTTAATGTTTATCCTAACCCATCTAATGGAATAATCAATTTTGATGAAGTATTTGAACATGGAACAATTTCAGTATATAACCTTAATGGTCAAGTTGTTTATAATAAAGACATCAATACAACAACAAAGACAATGGATCTTTCATTCTTAACCAATGGAATCTATACTTTAGTTGTAACAACTGATGAAATATACACTACCCGATTCATCAAACATTAA
- a CDS encoding T9SS type A sorting domain-containing protein, which translates to MKYLLLLIPSQILLMYTYAQGSFPPDAGTIGTTAIHKDSSIFSGWATACTINRGPQNILDPSLGLASSGTANNATGHSGQHGTVSLGDGGSALLTFHYPIINGPGPDFAVFENAFNHFFLELAFVEVSSNGIDYVRFPSYSETPTNDQVGGFDQLDPTYIHNLAGKYKVNYGTPFDLEDLIDSTAIDINNINYVRIIDVVGLINSQHSTFDSDGHTINDPFPTPYATSGFDLDAVGVIHQLVNITEKTNSDVKVYPNPSNGRIQIQLINNNYQQLHIMDQTGKMIYQHNFDLVLENFSLNLATGVYILSASNQDVYHTQKIIIK; encoded by the coding sequence ATGAAATACCTATTGCTTTTAATACCCTCACAAATACTATTAATGTATACCTATGCTCAAGGAAGCTTCCCGCCTGACGCTGGGACGATAGGCACTACCGCTATACACAAGGACTCTTCAATATTCTCAGGCTGGGCAACAGCTTGTACAATAAATAGAGGCCCTCAAAACATCCTTGATCCTTCACTAGGTTTAGCAAGTTCTGGAACAGCAAATAATGCAACAGGGCATTCTGGGCAACATGGAACAGTTAGTTTAGGTGATGGAGGTTCAGCTCTTTTAACTTTTCATTATCCAATAATTAACGGCCCTGGTCCCGATTTTGCTGTTTTCGAAAACGCTTTTAATCACTTTTTTTTAGAATTGGCCTTTGTAGAAGTTAGTTCCAATGGAATTGATTATGTTCGGTTTCCATCGTATTCTGAAACTCCCACCAACGACCAAGTAGGCGGGTTTGATCAGTTAGACCCTACCTATATTCATAATTTAGCTGGAAAATATAAAGTTAATTATGGTACACCTTTCGATTTAGAAGATTTAATTGACTCTACCGCTATTGACATCAACAATATCAACTATGTTAGAATTATTGATGTAGTTGGCCTTATCAATAGCCAACATAGCACTTTCGACTCTGATGGCCACACGATTAACGACCCTTTTCCTACGCCATACGCAACTTCTGGCTTTGATTTAGATGCAGTAGGTGTTATTCACCAATTAGTCAACATTACAGAAAAGACCAATTCTGATGTTAAGGTTTATCCGAACCCCTCTAATGGCAGAATTCAGATCCAGCTTATAAACAACAACTATCAACAGCTTCACATAATGGATCAAACTGGTAAAATGATATACCAGCACAATTTTGATTTAGTTCTCGAAAATTTTAGTTTAAACTTAGCTACTGGTGTTTACATACTTTCAGCTTCAAATCAAGACGTTTACCATACTCAAAAGATAATCATAAAATAA
- a CDS encoding LytTR family DNA-binding domain-containing protein, whose translation MKLKALVVDDEFNARSNLKLLLDEFCPEIEVLDTAENAEEARVKIEQYNPEVLFLDIAMPNEDGFMLLKSIPNRNFSVVFTTAYNEFALKAFKANAIDYIEKPISIEDLQNATQKLLRIHGTKEQRSPDELNEFIEEVIEPKALDRISIPTRDGYIILKNEEILHLEASDNYTMIYLSNGKRHLSSKNIKVYEKNLDPSVFYRIHKSHIINVQHHLKEFSRSEGNVAILSSGKLVPVSRRKLTDFLNYINTF comes from the coding sequence ATGAAATTAAAAGCTTTAGTTGTCGATGATGAATTTAACGCTAGAAGTAACCTAAAATTATTGCTAGACGAATTTTGCCCAGAAATAGAAGTCTTGGACACTGCTGAAAATGCAGAAGAAGCCAGAGTAAAGATAGAGCAATACAATCCCGAAGTTCTTTTTCTGGATATTGCCATGCCTAATGAGGATGGGTTTATGTTATTGAAGTCTATTCCCAACCGAAACTTTTCCGTTGTTTTTACAACTGCTTATAATGAGTTTGCGTTAAAAGCTTTTAAGGCAAATGCAATAGACTATATTGAAAAACCAATTAGTATTGAAGACTTACAAAATGCAACGCAGAAGCTCCTAAGAATTCATGGCACAAAAGAGCAAAGATCTCCAGATGAATTAAATGAATTTATTGAGGAAGTAATTGAACCAAAAGCACTTGACAGAATAAGCATACCAACTAGAGACGGTTATATCATTCTTAAAAATGAAGAGATCCTCCACCTAGAAGCTAGTGATAATTACACGATGATCTATTTAAGCAATGGAAAAAGGCACTTAAGTAGCAAAAACATTAAAGTATACGAAAAAAACCTAGACCCAAGTGTTTTTTATAGAATACATAAATCACACATAATCAATGTCCAACATCACCTAAAGGAATTCTCAAGATCTGAAGGTAATGTCGCGATACTAAGCAGTGGAAAATTAGTTCCTGTATCTAGGAGAAAACTCACGGACTTTTTAAATTATATTAATACTTTTTAA
- a CDS encoding carboxypeptidase regulatory-like domain-containing protein, translated as MLNKITLSLFFILLGIGYSFAQSGTGTLKGTVLDESGEPLPFVNVTLKQNGNLKTGATTDFDGNFKISSLEPGKYDLEVSFVGYQTQKTEGIIIKGDKLLPLPDITLREGDLLDEVEVITYKVPLIDKDGGASGGTVSRDELARMPGRSAGAIASTVGGVQSDANGEVQSVRGARSDATYYYIDGIKVRGSSALPKSAIEEVSVLTGGLPANYGDVTGGIISITTRGASRQYFGGLEYITSGYKFGDNTYGLDNYGYNLVEGIISGPLLMKKDSTGEKTDPILGFFLSGNLTSIVDPRPLAIKQYIVKDDVRASLLENPVRPNPSGSGVIYNTDFLNENDFEEVKFRQNVMSTSANLSGKLDFNLGENMNFTVGGTGRYQKRNIPSYVNTLFNTNQNPLETTYTWRTYAKFTQRFANATEESESKGGIKNAFYTLMVDYSQERRTRENETHKGKIFNYGHVGTFDIERERSYTLTDLNGDGNPDALEQDGTNDVEVSFTASEANSDLAAITSQYFALNEGENPDDLYSSLDDIRGGNALRNGDLPNDVYSLWRNIGYQYNGYSTREQNQFRITGQGSADIGNHALTLGFEYEQRVDRNFSAAPVGLWTTMRQLANSHALEIDKSQSYTEQIGTFYRISYDQLNGDPGEYDGTGEQSFFDYNVRQKLGWDTDGTDYINVDALDPNFFSLDMFKADELISGQNSRNYVSYYGYDHTGKKLKNQVSFDDFFNAKDDHGNLTRTIGAFQPIYMAGYIMDKFSFDDLIFNVGVRVDRYDANQQVLKDPYLTYSAQTKGEVSELNGVSVDHPSNISNSATVYVDDVSDPTTIKGYRDGDIWYTASGIETQDLDQIKSSGNIQPLLVQGVDPTAPINSEVFEDYKPQINVMPRISFSFPISDQALFFSHYDVLTKRPTAGTDGPINRLDPTDYLFLGQNTNVLNNPNLRPEKTIDFELGFQQALNSSSSLKLSAFYKENRDMVTIVFVEGAYPNDYKTYGNRDFGTVKGLTAAYDLRKTGNLTLRAAYTLQFAESTGSEPQSALNLINARAPNLRTIYPVSFDQRHVVTGSLDYRYGEGKDYNGPIIKEKQVLKNTGVNFTGNYSSGRPYTAQVAPSNAAQISASDGTTKGNPFGARMPGTFTANMQIDRNITLKFGEDKKKSANMNVYLWVSNLFNTLNISDVYRATGNPDDDGFLNSANAQNTIQQQNDIESYKYYYALKANNPYNFGVPRQIRLGVKVDF; from the coding sequence ATGTTAAACAAAATTACTTTATCACTATTCTTTATTCTTTTGGGAATTGGATATTCTTTTGCTCAAAGTGGTACAGGTACACTAAAAGGTACTGTATTGGATGAGTCAGGAGAGCCGCTTCCTTTTGTAAATGTTACATTAAAACAAAATGGAAACTTAAAAACAGGAGCAACAACAGACTTTGATGGAAACTTTAAAATCTCAAGTCTTGAACCTGGAAAATATGATTTAGAGGTCAGTTTTGTTGGTTATCAAACCCAAAAAACTGAAGGAATCATTATAAAAGGAGACAAATTATTACCATTACCAGACATTACGCTTAGAGAAGGAGACTTATTAGATGAAGTTGAAGTCATCACCTATAAAGTTCCTTTGATTGATAAAGATGGAGGTGCATCGGGAGGAACGGTATCAAGAGATGAGCTAGCAAGAATGCCTGGACGTTCGGCTGGAGCAATTGCTTCTACAGTTGGAGGTGTACAATCAGATGCTAATGGTGAAGTACAATCGGTAAGGGGAGCAAGAAGTGATGCTACTTATTACTACATTGATGGAATTAAAGTACGTGGATCTTCAGCGCTACCAAAATCTGCTATTGAAGAGGTTTCTGTATTAACAGGGGGATTACCTGCTAACTACGGAGATGTTACTGGTGGTATTATTTCTATTACAACAAGAGGGGCTTCTAGACAATACTTTGGTGGTTTAGAATATATTACTTCTGGATACAAATTTGGTGACAACACATACGGTTTAGATAATTATGGATACAACTTGGTTGAGGGAATTATCTCTGGACCTCTTTTAATGAAGAAAGATAGTACAGGAGAAAAAACAGATCCAATTTTAGGATTCTTCTTATCAGGAAACTTAACTTCAATTGTAGATCCAAGACCTCTAGCTATTAAACAATACATCGTAAAAGATGACGTTAGAGCTAGTTTATTAGAAAACCCTGTAAGACCTAACCCTTCTGGAAGCGGAGTCATCTACAACACAGACTTCTTAAATGAAAATGATTTTGAAGAAGTAAAATTCAGACAAAATGTTATGAGTACTTCTGCTAACTTATCAGGTAAGTTAGACTTTAACTTGGGAGAAAACATGAACTTTACTGTAGGAGGTACAGGAAGATATCAAAAAAGAAATATACCTAGTTATGTTAACACACTTTTCAACACCAACCAAAACCCATTAGAAACTACTTATACATGGAGAACTTATGCTAAGTTCACACAGCGTTTTGCTAATGCTACGGAAGAAAGTGAAAGTAAAGGAGGAATTAAAAACGCTTTCTATACCTTAATGGTTGATTATTCTCAGGAAAGAAGAACTAGAGAAAATGAAACACATAAAGGTAAAATTTTCAACTATGGACACGTTGGTACTTTCGACATTGAAAGAGAAAGAAGTTATACCTTAACGGATTTAAATGGAGATGGTAACCCAGATGCATTAGAACAGGATGGGACAAACGATGTTGAGGTTTCGTTTACTGCTTCTGAGGCAAACAGTGATTTAGCTGCTATTACTAGTCAATACTTTGCATTAAACGAAGGTGAAAACCCAGACGATTTATACAGTAGCTTAGACGACATTAGAGGAGGAAACGCCTTAAGAAATGGTGATTTACCAAATGATGTTTATAGTTTATGGAGAAACATTGGGTACCAATACAATGGTTACTCTACAAGAGAGCAAAATCAGTTCCGTATTACTGGACAAGGTTCTGCTGACATTGGGAACCATGCATTAACATTAGGATTTGAATATGAGCAACGTGTAGATAGAAACTTTTCTGCTGCTCCAGTTGGATTATGGACAACAATGCGTCAATTAGCAAACAGCCATGCTTTAGAGATCGACAAGTCACAGTCTTATACTGAGCAAATTGGTACGTTCTATAGAATTAGCTATGATCAGTTAAATGGTGATCCAGGTGAGTATGATGGAACAGGAGAGCAGTCATTCTTTGATTACAATGTTAGACAAAAGTTAGGATGGGACACAGATGGAACAGACTATATCAATGTTGATGCATTAGACCCTAACTTCTTCTCTTTAGATATGTTTAAAGCAGATGAGTTAATTAGTGGGCAAAACAGTAGAAACTATGTTTCTTACTATGGTTATGACCACACAGGTAAAAAATTGAAGAATCAAGTAAGTTTTGATGATTTCTTTAATGCTAAAGATGATCATGGTAACTTAACGAGAACGATTGGAGCTTTCCAACCAATTTATATGGCAGGATACATTATGGATAAATTCTCTTTTGATGATTTAATCTTCAACGTTGGGGTTCGTGTAGATAGATATGATGCTAACCAACAAGTATTAAAAGATCCTTATTTAACCTATTCTGCACAAACAAAAGGGGAAGTTTCTGAATTAAATGGTGTATCTGTAGATCATCCTTCAAATATTTCTAATAGTGCAACTGTTTACGTTGATGATGTGAGTGATCCTACTACAATAAAAGGATATAGAGATGGAGATATTTGGTATACAGCTTCAGGTATTGAAACACAAGACTTAGACCAAATTAAAAGTTCAGGAAATATCCAACCGTTATTAGTTCAAGGTGTTGACCCTACTGCGCCTATTAACTCTGAAGTATTTGAGGACTACAAACCACAAATTAATGTAATGCCTCGTATTTCATTCTCATTCCCAATATCTGATCAAGCGTTATTCTTTTCTCACTATGATGTGTTAACGAAAAGGCCAACGGCAGGTACTGATGGACCTATTAATCGTTTAGATCCTACAGATTATTTATTCTTAGGACAAAACACAAACGTATTGAACAATCCAAACCTAAGACCTGAAAAAACAATTGATTTTGAGTTAGGATTCCAACAAGCATTAAACAGTTCATCATCTTTAAAGTTATCAGCTTTCTACAAAGAAAACAGAGACATGGTAACAATTGTATTTGTTGAAGGAGCTTATCCTAATGATTATAAGACATACGGAAACAGAGATTTTGGAACAGTAAAAGGATTAACAGCCGCTTATGATTTAAGAAAGACTGGTAACTTAACTTTAAGAGCAGCTTATACTCTACAATTTGCTGAGTCTACAGGTTCAGAGCCTCAGTCTGCATTAAACTTAATTAACGCAAGAGCTCCAAACCTAAGAACAATCTATCCTGTATCTTTCGATCAAAGACATGTTGTTACAGGAAGTTTAGATTATAGATATGGAGAAGGGAAAGATTATAATGGACCTATCATTAAAGAGAAACAAGTGTTAAAAAACACAGGAGTTAACTTTACAGGTAACTACTCATCTGGTAGACCTTATACAGCACAAGTTGCACCATCTAATGCTGCTCAAATTAGTGCTAGTGATGGAACAACAAAAGGAAATCCATTTGGAGCGAGAATGCCAGGGACATTTACAGCAAACATGCAGATTGATAGAAACATTACTTTAAAATTTGGTGAAGACAAAAAGAAATCTGCTAACATGAATGTCTACTTATGGGTAAGTAACTTATTTAACACATTAAACATCTCTGATGTGTATAGAGCAACAGGAAACCCAGATGATGATGGGTTCTTAAACTCAGCGAATGCTCAAAATACAATTCAACAGCAAAATGACATAGAGTCGTACAAATACTACTATGCATTGAAAGCGAATAACCCTTATAACTTTGGTGTTCCTAGACAAATTCGTTTAGGTGTAAAAGTTGACTTTTAA